The window CGCGTCCGGTCCCGGCTGGAGGAGGAGGCCCGGATCGAGTGCGGACGCCGGCTGGCGGCGATCGCCGAGACCGTCTCGGCCTATCGGGACGCCCACGCGGGCGCCCTTCCGGAGCGCCTCGAGGTGCTGGTGGACCGGGGCCTGCTGCGGCCGGCGGACCTGGAGTGCCCCGGGCGGCGCCTCAGCGGCCGCGGGCCGGCGCGCTACGTGTTCCTGACGCCGAAGGACGGCCACCTGGCCCGGGCCGGCGACGTGATCCTGGCCGACGGCGACCTGTCCTACCACCAGGGCCGCGGCGGCTGGATCGTGCGGGGGGACGGCCGGCTCGAATGGCTGGAGAGCGACCTGTTCGCGGACGTCCTGGCGCGTGCCTTCGCGGCCCGCCGGGGGCCGCCCGCCGATCCGGAGGCCCCGGAACCATGACGCGGGGCGGCGGGTCGATCAGCCTGCGTCTGTCCGTGGGCTTCGTGCTCGTGCTGGCCGTCTTCGGCGTCGCGCTGCTGGTGACCCTGTACAACTTTGAGAAGGTGACCGGCACGAGCGAGCAGATCCGCATCCGGCAGAAGGTCCGCCGCCAGGTCACCGAGATCGGCAAACTCGCCCAGGAACTCCTGGCGCGCCAGCAGGAGTTCCTGGAGACGCCGGACATGCGCTGGGAGAAGGTGACCGAGTACCGCGAGGTCTGCCGCCAGATCGAGGACGGACTGCGTTCGATGACCTCCCGGTCGCAGGACGAACCGGAGCACGGCTACATCGTCGAACTCCAGCGGGCGGCCGACCGCCTGCAGGCCGTCTTCCTGGATCGGATCGTCGTCGGCAAGCTGCGCACCTCCCTGGGCGCCATGCCCGACGGCGCCCTCGACCAGGCCCAGGCCGAGACGCTCGAAATACTCGCCGGCGTCGCCGACCTGAACGAACGCCTGGCGCAGGCCTTCGAGATCCGCACGCTCGACGCCGAATCGCAGGCCCGCATGGCCTGGAACATCAGCCTGAGCATCACCAAGACCATCTTCCCCATCGCGCTCGTGATGAGCCTGCTGATCATCTACTACACCCATCGCTCGATCGTGCGGCCCGTCGGCGCCCTGCTGGACGGCACCCGGGCACTCGCCGACGGCAACCTGCACACGCGCATCGAGCTGACCGGCTCGGGCGAGTTCCTGGCCCTGGCCGAGAGCTTCAACCGGATGGCCCGCGCCCTCGAGACCAACCAGAAGGAACTGCTCGATGCCGAAAGGCTCGCCGGCGTCGGCCGCCTCGCCGCCGGCATCGCCCACGAGATCAACAACCCGATCGCCGTGATCCTGGGCTACACCAAGATGCTGATGGCCGCCCTCCCCGACGGCACCCCGGAGAAGGAACAGGTCCAGGCGGTGGACGAAGAAGCGCGCCAGTGCAAGAACATCGTCGACGGCCTGCTGGACCTCTCCCGGCCGTCCGATCCCTCCCGCGGCGAAGTCGTCTGCCCCAACGACGTCGTCGCAGAGGTGCTCAACCTGGTCCAGGCCCTCCAACTGACCGAAACCGTGCACGTCGAGGACAGCGTGCTGGACCGCGACCTGCCGCTGACGATCGGACGCGGCCGCCTGCGCCAGCTCCTGCTGAACATCGTCCGCAACGGACTCGAGGTCCTCCAGGGCCGGCCCGACGCCCGCATGAAGATCGAAGGCTACGTGCGCCCCCGCTCCAAGGTCCGCGCCGAACGCCTCAAAGACGCCTCCCCCGACGCCTCCTCGTTCCTGATCCTCATCATCGCCGACAACGGCCCCGGCATCGCCCCGACGGACCTGGACCGCATCTTCGAGCCGTTCTTCACCACCAAGGCCGACGGCATGGGGCTGGGCCTGGCCATCGCCGCGAGCATCGTGCGGTCGCACGGCGGGTTCATCGACGCGCAGTCGCGTCTCGGCGACGGAACGACCTTGGCCCTCGGCCTGCCCGTGCTGGAGGCCGCACCCGGCCCGAGGCTATAGCCGCCCGCACTCGCCCAGGACCGCCGCCAGGGCCTCCGCCCGGATCGCCCCCTCGCGGAGCACCTCCAACCCCCCCGCCGCGATGCGCACAACCGTGGACGGGAGCCCGATGCGCGCCGCACCGCCGTCCAGCACGGCCCCGATCCGGCCGTCGAACTCCGCCAGCAGGTCCTCGGCGTTCCGGGCCGGCGGCGCCCCCGGCGCGTTCGCGCTCGGGGCCGCCACCGGCACGCCCACCAGCGCCAGCATCTCCCGCGTGACCCTGCAGTCCGGGCACCGCAGGCCGATCGTCCCCGATCCCCCGCGCCCCGGCACCACGATCGTGAGCGCCCCCGGCCAGAACGCCTTCACCAGCGCGTCGGCCCCCTCGTCGAACCGCCCCCAGGCCCGCGCGGCGGCCGCATCCGGCACCAGGCACGCGAACTCCTTGCCCTCCGGCCGCCGCTTCAGCCGCGCCAGCTCCGCCACGGCCGCGGCGTCGTCCGCCCGCACGCCCAGCCCGTAGACGGTGTCCGTGGGGAACGCAACGATCGCGCCCTCACGCAGCAGTTGCGCGGCGCGCCGAATACCCTCCCGGTCCTCAGCATCCAGGCGTTCCGTCTTCACGGCCACACGGGCGTCCTCATTGCAGGCGAGCGGGCTTTGGTATACGCTAAGCGGGAGGGACGCCGGCATGCAAGCGGCGGCCGGCGCAGGATGTCCGAAACGAGGCGGCGCCCCCCCCCGGAGCGGAGTCGACGATGGTGCGGAACTGGAAGGACCGCTGCGCCCTGGTCGCCGGAGCGGCGGCGCTGGGCGCCGTGGCCGTCCTGGCCGTGCGGCCGCACGCCCAGGGGGCCGGCGAGCCGCGCGAGGTCCGGGCGGCGGCCGCCGCCGACGGCTTCTATCCCGGCTCGCCCGACCGGCTGCGGCGCACGGTCGAGACGATGCTCCGCGACACACCGCCCGAGACGCCCGAGAACGTCCGCGCCCTGGAACCCAGGGCCCTGCTCGTGCCCCACGCCGGCTACCGCTACAGCGGCGCCACGGCCGCCCGCGCCTACCGGCTCCTGCAGGGCCGCGAACGGCCGGACCGCGTCATCCTGCTGGGCCCCCCGCACACCGAGCGCCTGGAGGTCCCGTGCAGCATCGCCGGCTTCGAGGCCTACGAGACGCCGCTCGGCCGCGTGCCCTTGGACGCCGCAGCGCGCCGGGCGCTGACCGCGCACGAGGTCTTCGGCACCACCCGCCGCCCGCACCTGCGCGAGCATGCCCTGGAGGTGCAACTGCCCTTCCTGCAGGTCCTCTGGCCCGAGCCGCCGCCGATCGTGCCCATCCTGGTCGGCCGGCTCGGCCCCGCCCAGAGCCGGGCGGCCGCCGCCGCGCTGGCGCAGATCATCACCGAACGCACCCTGATCGTCGTCAGCACCGATTTCACACACTACGGCGCACGGTTCGGCTTCGCCCCCTTCGGCACGCGCCCGGACGAGGCGCGCAAGGAACAGATCCGCGAGCTGGACATGGGCGCCGTCGGCCGGGCCCGGGCGCTGGACGCCGCAGGATTCCTCGACTACACCGCCGCCGAGGCCCCCACCGTCTGCGGAAGCGACGCCGTCGGCGTGCTCCTGAACCTGTTCGCGCGGTGCGAGGGATGCCGGCCCGTCTTCCTGCAATGGGCGAACTCCGGCGACGTGACGGGCGGCTACAACGACTGCGTCAGCTACGTCGCCATGGCGTTCTACGCGCCGCCCGGGCCGCTGCGGCTCGTCCCCGACGCCCCCCCGCCGGGCCAGGAGCCGGCCCCGCTGGCCGACGACGACCGCCGCGCCCTCCTGCACCTGGCCCGCACGGCGATCGACCAGGCCGTGCGCGAGCGGCGTCTGCGCCCGCCCGAACCGGCAGCCCCCTCCGAGGCGCTGCGCCGCCCGGGCGCCGCCTTCGTCACGCTCACGCGGGACGGGCAACTGCGCGGCTGCATCGGCCACGTCGAGGCGGATGGCCCCCTGTGCGACTGCGTGGCCCGGATGGCCGTCCTGGCCGCCCTCCGCGACCCGCGCTTCCGCCCGGTCGCCCCCGACGAACTCGACGAACTGCGGATCGAGATCAGCGTGCTGACGCCGCTGACGCGCCTCCGGGACGTCGCCGACCTCCGCGTCGGGCGGGACGGCCTGGTCGTGGAGCGGAGGCCGGCACGCGGGCTGCTGCTGCCCCAGGTCGCCTCCGAGCACGGCTGGGACGCCCGGGAGTTCCTCCGCCAGACCTGCGCCAAGGCGGGCCTGCCCGAGGACGCGTGGCAGGACGCCGACGTGACCATCTACCGTTTTCAGGCCGAGGTCTTCAGCGAGGACCAGTTCGAACCCTGACACAAAGAAGGACAGGAACGCCGCCATGAACGATCCGATTCGAGTCACCGTCTGGAACGAGGCCCGCCACGAGAAGACCAGCGAGGCCGTGCGCACGGTCTATCCGGATGGCATCCACGCCGCCATCGCCGAGTTCCTCAACGCCGCCCCGGGCATCGAGGCCCGCACCGCCACGCTCGACGAGCCCGAGCACGGCCTCACCGACGACGTCCTGGCGAAGACCGACGTGCTCACCTGGTGGGCGCACATGGCCCACGGAGAGGTCTCCGACGCCGTCGTCGAACGCGTCCGCCGGCGCGTGCTGGACGGCATGGGCCTGCTCTGCCTCCACTCGGCACACTTCTCGAAGATCTTCATACGCATGATGGGCACCACGTGCTCGCTGAAATGGCGCGAGGCGGGCGAGAAGGAACGCCTCTGGGTCGTGCAGCCGGGGCACCCCATCGCGGCCGGCCTGGGCGAATACATCGAGCTGCCCCACACGGAGATGTACGGCGAGTTGTTCGACGTCCCCCCGCCGGACGACCTG of the Candidatus Brocadiaceae bacterium genome contains:
- a CDS encoding HAMP domain-containing protein; amino-acid sequence: MTRGGGSISLRLSVGFVLVLAVFGVALLVTLYNFEKVTGTSEQIRIRQKVRRQVTEIGKLAQELLARQQEFLETPDMRWEKVTEYREVCRQIEDGLRSMTSRSQDEPEHGYIVELQRAADRLQAVFLDRIVVGKLRTSLGAMPDGALDQAQAETLEILAGVADLNERLAQAFEIRTLDAESQARMAWNISLSITKTIFPIALVMSLLIIYYTHRSIVRPVGALLDGTRALADGNLHTRIELTGSGEFLALAESFNRMARALETNQKELLDAERLAGVGRLAAGIAHEINNPIAVILGYTKMLMAALPDGTPEKEQVQAVDEEARQCKNIVDGLLDLSRPSDPSRGEVVCPNDVVAEVLNLVQALQLTETVHVEDSVLDRDLPLTIGRGRLRQLLLNIVRNGLEVLQGRPDARMKIEGYVRPRSKVRAERLKDASPDASSFLILIIADNGPGIAPTDLDRIFEPFFTTKADGMGLGLAIAASIVRSHGGFIDAQSRLGDGTTLALGLPVLEAAPGPRL
- a CDS encoding threonylcarbamoyl-AMP synthase — protein: MAVKTERLDAEDREGIRRAAQLLREGAIVAFPTDTVYGLGVRADDAAAVAELARLKRRPEGKEFACLVPDAAAARAWGRFDEGADALVKAFWPGALTIVVPGRGGSGTIGLRCPDCRVTREMLALVGVPVAAPSANAPGAPPARNAEDLLAEFDGRIGAVLDGGAARIGLPSTVVRIAAGGLEVLREGAIRAEALAAVLGECGRL
- the amrB gene encoding AmmeMemoRadiSam system protein B codes for the protein MVRNWKDRCALVAGAAALGAVAVLAVRPHAQGAGEPREVRAAAAADGFYPGSPDRLRRTVETMLRDTPPETPENVRALEPRALLVPHAGYRYSGATAARAYRLLQGRERPDRVILLGPPHTERLEVPCSIAGFEAYETPLGRVPLDAAARRALTAHEVFGTTRRPHLREHALEVQLPFLQVLWPEPPPIVPILVGRLGPAQSRAAAAALAQIITERTLIVVSTDFTHYGARFGFAPFGTRPDEARKEQIRELDMGAVGRARALDAAGFLDYTAAEAPTVCGSDAVGVLLNLFARCEGCRPVFLQWANSGDVTGGYNDCVSYVAMAFYAPPGPLRLVPDAPPPGQEPAPLADDDRRALLHLARTAIDQAVRERRLRPPEPAAPSEALRRPGAAFVTLTRDGQLRGCIGHVEADGPLCDCVARMAVLAALRDPRFRPVAPDELDELRIEISVLTPLTRLRDVADLRVGRDGLVVERRPARGLLLPQVASEHGWDAREFLRQTCAKAGLPEDAWQDADVTIYRFQAEVFSEDQFEP
- a CDS encoding trehalose utilization protein ThuA: MNDPIRVTVWNEARHEKTSEAVRTVYPDGIHAAIAEFLNAAPGIEARTATLDEPEHGLTDDVLAKTDVLTWWAHMAHGEVSDAVVERVRRRVLDGMGLLCLHSAHFSKIFIRMMGTTCSLKWREAGEKERLWVVQPGHPIAAGLGEYIELPHTEMYGELFDVPPPDDLVMVSWFAGGEVFRSCCCWHRGAGKVVYFRPGHETFPIFRNAAIQQVITNAVRWLAPSGCRVTPRVVNVKEPIEPLGR